In Nevskia ramosa DSM 11499, the DNA window GGGCGATGGCCGGGCTGCGCTACTGGTCGCTGTCGGCGTACGCGAAGCAGAAGGTCAAGAACGCGGTCAGCATCGTCTCCAGCTTCGAAGAAGCCGTGGCCCGCGAGTGCAAGCGCCGCGGCCTCGATGGCGTGGTCTGCGGCCACATCCACCACGCCGAGATCCGCGACATCAACGGCGTCGAGTACCACAACTGCGGCGACTGGGTGGAAAGCTGCACCGCGCTGGCCGAAGACATGAACGGCAAGATCTCCGTCATCCGCTGGGTCGAGATCGACCACCTCAACGAGCGCCCGAAAGTCACGCCGCTGAAGCGGGCCGCGAAGGCGATCGGGGTTGCGGCTTGAGGTAGGGCTTTTCCGTCCGAACATTCATCATTCCCGCGAGAGCGGAAGTCCAGCTTTGATGCGGAACGCTACGGCTGGAAACTGGATGCCCGCCTTCGCGGGATGTCGATTGCTTCTCACCGTCCTCGCGCCTTGCGGTACTCGCCGGGCGCGCGATCGAACCAGCGACGGAAGGCTCGCGTGAAACTGGCCGTATCGCTGTAGCCCAGTTGCAGCGCCATCTCGTCGAGCTTCATCTCGGTGCCGGTCAGCAGCTGAACCGCGAGTTGCCTTCGCTCCGTGTCCACCAGATCGCGAAAGCTGGTCTTCTCCTCTTCCAGCCTGCGACGCAGGCTGCGCGGCGCCATCGCAAGCTGCTGGGCCACGGCCTCGATCGATGCGACCAGGCCCAGGGGCCCGAGGATCAGTTGACGGACCTGCCCGGCAACGCCGGCGACCTGGCGACGCTCCAGCTGGGCACGGCACTGATCCTCCAGCAAGCGCACCAGGTGCGGGTCGTACATCGGCAGGAGCATTTCCGCGTCCTGTCGCCGCAGCACGATCGCATTGCGCGGACATCCGTATCGGGGGGCGACACCGCACAACGACTCGATGCGTGCGGCGTGATCGGGCGCGCGGCCCTGATATTCGATTCTCTTGATCGGGATGCCGGATAGTCCGAGTTCGCGGAACAGATGGATCCCGGTCGCCGTATCGCGCTCCAGCAGAAACTGGCGGAGATGCTGAGGGATGGCATCAGGATCGGCGGAGACAGCGAACTCCTCGGCGTCGGACCAGGTCGCGAACCGGCAGTAAGCCGTGCTCAGCGGCAGGTAGCGGATCGCGAAGTCGAAAGCCTCGTGCAGCGTACGGCTGATGCGCAGCGCGAAGCCCCAGATGCCGAACGTGGAGACGTTGTACTGAAGCCCCAGTTCGAATCCCAGCGCCGGCACCTCGGGCAGCGCCAGGATCAGGTTCTCGATCAGACGCATCTCTTGATGCCGCTCGATCAACACATCGGCCTCGTGCAACTGGGCCTCCCGGATTCCAGTGCCCATCAGGCAGGTCTCCACGTCCACGCCGTAGCGCGCGGCGAAGTTGACCATGACCTGGCCGATCGCCATCGGGTGGCGGATGCTCGTGTCCTCGGACAATCCTGTTCCCTCTCCCCTGCGGTTACCCCCGCCTCGCCATGTCTGGCCGGAAATGCGTCGAAGCAGGCCCGCAATGTCCTGTGACGCGAAGCCGGGCGCGCCTAAGGTTGCGCATCGTCAAACCGGTTAGGGAGCATGTCATGCAACAGGATCTGAACGCACTGAACAAGCAGGCCATCGCCATGGCCCGGGAATACACCGGTGAGGTGGCATGGCCGACGGTGCTGCTCGTGGTCCTGGTGCTGGCGGCCTACATCGCGAATCTCGCCTTGTTCGCGAACGGACTGATGCCCCTGTGGGCGGCGATCCCGGTCTGTGGCGTGCTGACCTACCTGTCGTATACGCCGCTGCACGAGGCGGCGCACGGCAACATCCACGGTGGCCAGGATTGCTATCAGTGGCTCAACGATCTCTGCGGATATCTGGTCGCGCCGCTGATCAGCATTCCCTTCTCCACGCACAGGGTGGAGCATTTCACGCACCACCGTTACACCAACCAGCCGGACAAGGATCCTGATTTCACCGTCAGCGGCATGCGGAACGGATTGCTGGCGGTCGTGCTTGTCGGTCTCCGCTTCCTGTGGATGCAGAACACCTTTCTGTTCCGCGAGTACTGGGCTACGGCGCCGCTCCGGGAGCGGGTGATCTACTGGGCGGAAGTGTCGGTCTCGATCGGCTGGCGCGTGGCCTTCGTGTTGCTGGTAGCACGCGAGTCGGACGTCACGCTGCTTCTGGTCGGCTATCTGATCGGCGCGTACTTCACCGTGTACTGGTTTGCCTACCGCCCTCACCATCCCTACGAGGATGCCACCCGGTATCGCAACACCAGCAGCCTGATCATGCCGAAGTGGATGAAGCCGCTGGAGTGGTTCTGGATGGGGCAGAACCTGCACTCGATCCACCATCTGTTCCCGCGCGTGCCGTTCTATCGCTACCACGCCCTGCACCAGCGCATCGAACCAGCCATGCGGGCTCACGGCACGCCGATCATCGGGGTTTTCAGTCGGCTTGAGCGGTAGCCGCCGATCGAGCCCACTTGCCCAGCCTGAGTAGGGCGGGAAAGCCGAAGGCGCATCCCGCCTTCCGTGACAGTCCTCGGGAAATCGGTGGGATGCGCGGTCCCCAAACGCCGGTCACTTTCCCCGTCTTGCTCAGGCTCGTCGGAATGCCCGCAAGCGCTCGTCATTTCTGCGAGGGCGGGAATGACAGGCCTTCAAGGGTGCCAGTTCTCCGTGACGAGCCCGGGCACCCGGTCAAACTCACGCAGGTTGCGCGTCACCAGGACGAGGTTGCGGGCGCGGGCCTGACCGGCGATCAGCACGTCATAGGCGCCGATCGGGGTGCCCTGATCCGCGAGCAGAGCGCGGATTTCGCCGACGTGACGGGCGTCTTCGACATCCAGTGGAAGCACCTCGAAGCGCAAGGCGTCGACGCGGCCGAGGTTCGCTTCGCGGCGCTGGCTGCGGAACGCTCCGAAGTAAAGTTCGTGCATGACCACGGCGCTGATGCCGACATCACTCGGCTGCTGTGAACGCTGCTACCTGAACAACGGCCCCTCGGCATCGTTGAGTGCGGCAATGACAGCGTTGCTTTCCAGCAGTTAGCGCATCATCGGAACAGCGTATCGAGGTCCGAGCGCGCATCGGGTGCTGGTTGCTGCTCTACGGCCTCGCGGAAGTCGTCGTCAACCGGACCGGATAGCGCATTGAGCCAGGCCCAGTCGCTGGCGATCGGTTCGAGGATCACGGACGCGCCGTGACGGCGAATGCGGACCTCGCTGCCGTCGATGCGGAAGTCTTTCGGCAGTCGCACTGCTTGCGAGCGGCCAGACCAGAACAGCTTGGCGGTTTCCATGACAGGGCTCCCAAATTGGTGGATATCAAAGAGATACATCTCTAGACGTTTCGCGCCAAGTCGTTTGTTCGCTGGATTAGCGATTGGCCAATTAAAAGCGGCAGCACGAGGGCTGCCGCTTTTTGCGAACGTCGTCACGCTATCACTGGCGCAGCCGCTTCCTCTTTGATCCCCCCTGTTGCGATCGAGCGCAGCAAGCGGCGCATGATCTTGCTGCTAAGGGTTTGGGAGAGACCGAATGCCCTTCAGGCGATCAAGCAACTGGGATAGCCGCGTTCGGCTTCTTCGTCGCAGATCTTCTTGTAGGACCGGAAGCCGCCGAGATAAGGCAACACGACGCGCGGCTTGCCGGGCACGTTGTCACCCATGTACCAGGAGCTGGCTTCGCCGAACAAGGTCATCTTGCCGATCGCGTTGACCGTGTCGCGCCAGGCGCTTTCGGGCTCCGGCTTCGCCTCGATGGTCGTGAGGCCGGAGCTTGCCAGGTGCTCGATGCAGCCCATGATCCAGTCCACGTGGTATTGGTTGCCGAGCACCATGTTGTAGAGCACGGACGGGCTGCCCGGTCCGGTGGTGATGTACAGGTTCGGGAAGCCGGACGGCATGATCCCGTACAGGCTGCGCGGCCCTTCATTCCAGTGTTCCTTGAACGCAAGTCCGTCGCGGCCGCGGATGTCGATGTTGAGCAGGGTGCCGGTCATCGCATCGAAGCCGGTGGCGAAGATGATCACTTCGAGTTCGTGGATCTCGCTGCCCACCTTCAGCCCTTCCGGCACGATCTCGCGGATCGGTTCGGCTTTCACATCCACCAGTCGCACGTTGTCGCGGTTGTAGGTCTCGTAATAGCCGGTATCGGCGCAGATGCGCTTGGCGCCGAATGGATAGTCCTTCGGTACCAGCCGTTCGGCAACGACAGGGTCTTTGACCTTCTCGCGAATTTTCTTCTGCGCGAACGCGGTGATCGTCTCGTTCGCAGCCTTGTCGGTGAGCAGGTCGACGAAGCTGCAGTAGAAGTACAGGCCGCCAGCCGCCCAGCGCTTCTCGTACTCGGCTTCGCGCTCCTGCTCGCTGACGTCGAGCGCGCGTCGCGTTTCCGGCGCCAGGCGTGCGCAGATGCCGACATCGGAATCCCACTCGCGGGCGCGCAGATCGGCATAGCTCGCCTTGACCCGGCGCTCGTCGTCCGGATTCATCGGCCCGTTGCCGGCCGGCACGCTGAAGTTGGGCGTGCGTTGAAAGACGGTCAGGTGCTTTGCCTGTTCGGCAATGATCGGAATGGCCTGGATCGCCGACGAACCGGTACCGACTACACCGACCCTCAGGCCGACGAAGTCGACTGACTCCTTCGGCCAGAACGCGGTGCGCAGGATGCGGCCCTTGAAGCTGTCGGCACCCGGGTACTCGATCGGCTTCGGCGTGGACAGGCAGCCGGTGGCCATCACGCAGTGACGAGCGGAAATGCTGTCGCCCTGGTCCGTGCGGATGGCCCATAGCTGGGTACTGTCGTCGAAGTGCGCGGCGCTCACCCGTGTCGAGAAGTGGATGTCGCGGCGCAGGTCGAAGCGGTCGGTGACGTGGTTCAGGTAGGCCAGGATCTCGGGCTGCCGCGCCATGCGTGTCGACCACTTCCAGTCCTGTTCCAGTTCCGCGCTGAACGAGTAGGAGTATTCGAGGCTCTCGAAGTCGCAGGCCGCGCCGGGATAGCGGTTCCAGTACCAGGTGCCACCGACGCCTTCGCCAGCCTCGAAACAGATCGCCTTCAGGCCGGCCTGTCTCAGTCGGTGAAGCATGTACAGGCCGGCGATGCCGGCGCCGACGACGACGGCGTCGTACGGGGTGGTGGAGCTCTTGTCCGGGCTCGGGGACAGCGATGCGTCCATGGGTTTCTCCTCCTCAAGGATGTTCTGGTTGGTGTTCGGGCCGGTTCGGCGTCATTCAGGACACGGCGTCTCTTCGCGAGGTGCAGGCTAAAAATGTGAATCGTGTTCCGGTTTCGTGATATTCACTGCAAAGCGTTTGCCAAGCATTTTTCAATATTCAACCCGTTGTTATTGATGATTTAATTTCCTTGTCTCCATCTAGAGCGAGCACTCAAGGAATTGCTTTTTCTTATTTTTCTTCATTGAGGGCCAATTGCAGTGCCGATTTTTTTGGATCACGCTCAAGCCTCTGCCGACCAGAGTTGCCGCGATGCCCAGCCCCGAATCTGCGAAGACCAGCCGACGCCGTCGCCCGAAAGCCGAAGCCTTGTCGGCGGCTGGCGAAGACGAAGCCGCGCGCCTGTCGCGTGCGGTTGCCGAACACCTGCGCTTCTCGCCGGATGCCGGCCACATCCAGCTGTTCGGCCAGCGCATGCTGTTGATGCACGCGCAGTCGTTCGCTGAACTGCGCCGCGAACTGATCACCCGGCTGGGCCTCGCCGGCACCCGCGAACTGCTGACCCGGCTCGGCTACCGGCAGGGCTTCGACGATGGCCAGCGGGTGCGGGCGCTGAATCCGGAAGACTTGGCGCACGCACTGGCTCTCGGGCCGCGGCTGCGCGAAACCGAAGGCTTCGTTCGCACCTTGCCGATCGATGCCATGCGCTTCGACCCTGCGAAGGGCGAATTCTGGGGCGACTTCCTGTGGACCGCGCCCTGGGAAGCCGAGGCGCACCTGCAGCAGATCGGCCTCAGCGGCGAGCCGGCCTGCTGGGTGATGCGTGGCTATGCCGACGGCTACTGCACCGCAGTCACCGGCGTGCCGATCTACTGGCGCGAAGTGGAATGCGTGGCCATGGGTCACGCGCACTGCCGGGTCATCGGCAAGCCGCTCGCCGCCTGGGACGACCTCAGCGAATCCGAAATCGGCTTCCTGCAGGCCGACAGCTTCGTCACTGCGCCGGTGAAGTCGCGGGCACCCGGCTTCAACCCGCTTGCCGAGGCCGTGGCGGGACGTGCCGCGACGGCGACCAACTTCGAAGGCTTCGTGGGCGCCTCGCCCGGTTTCAATGCGGTGGCCAATCTCGTGCGCCGCGTCGCGCCGACCGATTCCACCGTGCTGTTCCGCGGCGAAAGCGGTGTCGGCAAGGAATGCTTCGCACGCGCGATGCATTCGATCAGCCCGCGCGCCAACAAGCCGATGGTGTCGATCAATTGCGCGGCGATCCCGCCCGAACTGGTCGAGGCCGAGCTGTTCGGTGTCGAACGCGGTGCCTACACCGGCGCCGATCACGCTCGCGCCGGCCGCTTCGAGCGCGCCGACGGCGGCACGCTGTTCCTCGACGAAATCTCCAGTCTGCCGCTGCCCGCGCAGGGCAAGGTGCTGCGCGCGATCCAGGAACGGGAGATCGAACGCGTCGGCGGCACCCAGGTGCGCAAGATCGACGTGCGCATCGTCAGCGCCGCGAACTGCGACTTGCGTGTCGAGATGGAAGCCGGCCGCTTCCGTACCGATCTGTTCTATCGACTCAACGTGTTCCCGATCGAGATTCCGCCGCTGCGCGAACGTCGCGAGGATGTGCCGCTGCTAGTCTCGCTGTTCCTCGATCGCTATACGCAGCGCTTCGCGAAGGCTGTCCAGGGCCTCACGCCGCGCGCCTGGGATGCCCTGTGGGATTACGACTGGCCGGGCAACGTCCGCGAACTGGAGAACATGGTGCAGCGTGCCGTGATCCTGGCCGAAAGTGGCGGCACGATCGATGTCCAGCATCTGTTCGCCGGCGGCGAGAAACTGCGACCTGCGTCGTTCAATCTCGGCGCGCAGGGCGCGCTGGTGCCGACTGGGGGCGCCAGCATTCTGGATGCCACCGACCCGCGACGGCGTCTCGCTGCCGATCTGCTGAAGGTGGTTCCCTCGTTGAAGGAAATCGAAACGCTGCTCGTCGACTGCGCAATGGAGCAGGCGGACGGGAACCTGTCGGCTGCCGCTCGGCTGCTGCGCCTGCAACGCGGGCAGGTGGAGTATCGGGTGAAGAGACAACAAGGCGGAACGATGCTTGATTGAGTCTGTCGGCAAACAGAATCCGCCGCTTCCGGATTCTGATCACTCGGCGCATGACCTCGCTGCAGGGCCACTGCAGTAGTACGTTGAGTCGACGGTGCGGGCCAAACGAGAACTGCGCCCGAAGGCGCCGTTCTTGTTTGCGACGAGTGATGTCAGCCGATCAGGCTTTGCCTGCAAGCTGCGCCACAATCCCCGGATTCTCCAACGTCGAAACATCCTGCGTAATCTCCTCGCCCTTGGCGATCGAGCGCAGCAGCCGGCGCATGATCTTGCCGCTGCGGGTTTTGGGCAGGCCGTCGGCGA includes these proteins:
- a CDS encoding AraC family transcriptional regulator, which produces MSEDTSIRHPMAIGQVMVNFAARYGVDVETCLMGTGIREAQLHEADVLIERHQEMRLIENLILALPEVPALGFELGLQYNVSTFGIWGFALRISRTLHEAFDFAIRYLPLSTAYCRFATWSDAEEFAVSADPDAIPQHLRQFLLERDTATGIHLFRELGLSGIPIKRIEYQGRAPDHAARIESLCGVAPRYGCPRNAIVLRRQDAEMLLPMYDPHLVRLLEDQCRAQLERRQVAGVAGQVRQLILGPLGLVASIEAVAQQLAMAPRSLRRRLEEEKTSFRDLVDTERRQLAVQLLTGTEMKLDEMALQLGYSDTASFTRAFRRWFDRAPGEYRKARGR
- a CDS encoding fatty acid desaturase family protein, which gives rise to MQQDLNALNKQAIAMAREYTGEVAWPTVLLVVLVLAAYIANLALFANGLMPLWAAIPVCGVLTYLSYTPLHEAAHGNIHGGQDCYQWLNDLCGYLVAPLISIPFSTHRVEHFTHHRYTNQPDKDPDFTVSGMRNGLLAVVLVGLRFLWMQNTFLFREYWATAPLRERVIYWAEVSVSIGWRVAFVLLVARESDVTLLLVGYLIGAYFTVYWFAYRPHHPYEDATRYRNTSSLIMPKWMKPLEWFWMGQNLHSIHHLFPRVPFYRYHALHQRIEPAMRAHGTPIIGVFSRLER
- a CDS encoding antitoxin, which gives rise to METAKLFWSGRSQAVRLPKDFRIDGSEVRIRRHGASVILEPIASDWAWLNALSGPVDDDFREAVEQQPAPDARSDLDTLFR
- a CDS encoding flavin-containing monooxygenase, coding for MDASLSPSPDKSSTTPYDAVVVGAGIAGLYMLHRLRQAGLKAICFEAGEGVGGTWYWNRYPGAACDFESLEYSYSFSAELEQDWKWSTRMARQPEILAYLNHVTDRFDLRRDIHFSTRVSAAHFDDSTQLWAIRTDQGDSISARHCVMATGCLSTPKPIEYPGADSFKGRILRTAFWPKESVDFVGLRVGVVGTGSSAIQAIPIIAEQAKHLTVFQRTPNFSVPAGNGPMNPDDERRVKASYADLRAREWDSDVGICARLAPETRRALDVSEQEREAEYEKRWAAGGLYFYCSFVDLLTDKAANETITAFAQKKIREKVKDPVVAERLVPKDYPFGAKRICADTGYYETYNRDNVRLVDVKAEPIREIVPEGLKVGSEIHELEVIIFATGFDAMTGTLLNIDIRGRDGLAFKEHWNEGPRSLYGIMPSGFPNLYITTGPGSPSVLYNMVLGNQYHVDWIMGCIEHLASSGLTTIEAKPEPESAWRDTVNAIGKMTLFGEASSWYMGDNVPGKPRVVLPYLGGFRSYKKICDEEAERGYPSCLIA
- a CDS encoding sigma-54-dependent Fis family transcriptional regulator, with product MPSPESAKTSRRRRPKAEALSAAGEDEAARLSRAVAEHLRFSPDAGHIQLFGQRMLLMHAQSFAELRRELITRLGLAGTRELLTRLGYRQGFDDGQRVRALNPEDLAHALALGPRLRETEGFVRTLPIDAMRFDPAKGEFWGDFLWTAPWEAEAHLQQIGLSGEPACWVMRGYADGYCTAVTGVPIYWREVECVAMGHAHCRVIGKPLAAWDDLSESEIGFLQADSFVTAPVKSRAPGFNPLAEAVAGRAATATNFEGFVGASPGFNAVANLVRRVAPTDSTVLFRGESGVGKECFARAMHSISPRANKPMVSINCAAIPPELVEAELFGVERGAYTGADHARAGRFERADGGTLFLDEISSLPLPAQGKVLRAIQEREIERVGGTQVRKIDVRIVSAANCDLRVEMEAGRFRTDLFYRLNVFPIEIPPLRERREDVPLLVSLFLDRYTQRFAKAVQGLTPRAWDALWDYDWPGNVRELENMVQRAVILAESGGTIDVQHLFAGGEKLRPASFNLGAQGALVPTGGASILDATDPRRRLAADLLKVVPSLKEIETLLVDCAMEQADGNLSAAARLLRLQRGQVEYRVKRQQGGTMLD